The following are encoded in a window of Bos indicus x Bos taurus breed Angus x Brahman F1 hybrid chromosome 4, Bos_hybrid_MaternalHap_v2.0, whole genome shotgun sequence genomic DNA:
- the LOC113890900 gene encoding uncharacterized protein LOC113890900: MPIAEDLPHAKRCTEAFLHMTRTHRGVTLILGPHLQNAQTQALNQPFYTKSSPRLHSEGNPGSGLLNLRGSTQGMYWAVGKDEELGDRGLGARPPLLPRSPPPPPPQLPCACAVINGRLRTGGLLHTCVGLQHRHRRYFRAQGLSESAAGIWSPLGGRMEHGAKASGLSSPEDESLSSVTRRSSLRWALKHSTPAGAALSWHSGLQGDVPSHQERGPAGRSPRPARSSWDLLSSPGGVSLMASFRKRRLSTIKASEVSSEQLGSNSDPFAFEEDPPVPASVTQQQQQGKSPPARRSPPNLGLPGIPDTTRRRPRDLKRLAAVTERVRQWEIHLLQNIEEATQHELTIEDD; this comes from the exons ATGCCCATCGCTGAGGACTTACCACACGCCAAGCGCTGTACTGAGGCTTTCCTACACATGACCAGAACACACCGTGGCGTGACTCTCATCCTGGGCCCACACCTTCAAAATGCCCAGACCCAAGCTCTGAACCAGCCCTTCTACACCAAGAGCA GTCCTCGCCTGCACAGTGAGGGGAATCCGGGTTCTGGGCTACTGAACCTCCGAGGGTCAACACAAGGAATGTACTGGGCTGTGGGCAAAGATGAGGAGCTTGGAGACCGCGG GCTCGGTGCCCGGCCTCCACTCCTCCCCCgctccccccctccccctccgccCCAGCTGCCCTGCGCCTGCGCAGTCATCAACGGAAGACTGCGCACAGGTGGGCTCCTGCACACCTGCGTGGGCCTGCAGCACCGACACCGCAGGTACTTCAGGGCGCAGGGGCTCTCGGAGAGCGCTGCCGGCATCTGGTCCCCGCTGGGAGGCAGGATGGAGCATGGGGCGAAG GCTTCTGGGTTGAGCTCCCCTGAGGATGAGAGCCTTTCTTCCGTGACCAGACGGTCATCCCTGAGGTGGGCCCTGAAGCACAGCACCCCAGCTGGAGCTGCCCTCAGCTGGCACTCAGGGTTACAGGGTGATGTCCCCAGCCACCAGGAAAGGGGCCCTGCAGGCAGGTCCCCACGACCTGCACGCTCCTCCTGGGACCTCCTGTCATCCCCAGGAGGGGTCAGCCTCATGGCCTCCTTCAGAAAGAGGCGGCTTTCTACCATCAAGGCCTCTGAAGTGTCCAGTGAGCAGCTTGGATCCAACTCAGACCCCTTTGCTTTTGAGGAAGACCCGCCCGTGCCAGCCTCAGtcacccagcagcagcagcagggcaagtCCCCACCAGCAAGGAGATCGCCACCAAACTTGGGATTGCCCGGGATCCCAGACACCACCAGGAGGAGGCCTCGGGACCTAAAGAGGCTGGCTGCTGTG ACAGAGCGAGTGAGGCAGTGGGAAATCCACCTGCTTCAGAACATCGAAGAGGCCACCCAGCACGAACTCACCATCGAGGACGACTGA